The following coding sequences lie in one Erwinia amylovora genomic window:
- a CDS encoding glycosyltransferase produces the protein MKLTFFTMQFPVSSETFVLNQVTHFIDIGYDVEIIAVFPGDLVNRHAAFDRYNLAAKTHYLLPDDKDGKTAKLAQRLAIILPKILKPGTLKSFHIGRYGAQSSKLLLPAIVAANKKPFAADIFLVHFGYAGALANKLRELKVLQGKQVTVFHGADISRRHILEEHKKDYPRLFAQNELLLPISRLWQHKLIAMGCPAEKINVTRMGIEPEKFNLKLRDALHQPLRILSVARLTEKKGLGVAIEACRILKQQGGCFEYTIIGYGDLEAQLKTAIADGDLEDCVKLVGFKPQEEIKRYLDEADIFLLPSLTAADGDMEGIPVALMEAMAVGLPVVSSEHSGIPELIEHNVSGWLAPEGDAQALAAILLRLSQGEADVVPVVLAARAKVETEFNQHIAYRQLAEILERLA, from the coding sequence ATGAAACTCACATTTTTCACCATGCAATTTCCAGTTTCCTCCGAAACGTTTGTGCTGAATCAGGTCACGCATTTTATTGATATAGGTTATGACGTTGAAATTATAGCCGTTTTTCCAGGCGATTTGGTTAACCGTCATGCCGCGTTCGATCGTTATAATCTCGCTGCCAAAACGCATTATCTGTTGCCTGATGATAAGGATGGCAAAACAGCCAAGCTGGCACAGCGTCTGGCAATCATATTGCCAAAAATCCTTAAACCCGGCACGCTGAAATCATTCCATATCGGGCGATATGGCGCCCAATCCAGCAAGCTGCTGCTGCCGGCAATTGTTGCCGCTAACAAAAAGCCCTTTGCGGCAGATATTTTCCTTGTCCATTTTGGCTATGCCGGCGCGTTGGCCAATAAGCTGCGTGAACTGAAGGTGCTGCAGGGCAAACAGGTTACCGTGTTTCACGGTGCGGATATTTCTCGTCGCCATATTCTGGAAGAGCATAAGAAGGATTACCCCAGGCTATTTGCTCAAAACGAGTTGCTGCTACCCATCAGCCGTCTGTGGCAGCACAAACTGATTGCTATGGGCTGTCCGGCGGAGAAGATTAACGTTACGCGCATGGGCATTGAGCCAGAAAAATTTAACCTTAAGCTACGCGATGCGCTACATCAGCCGCTACGTATTCTCTCCGTAGCGCGCCTGACCGAAAAGAAAGGTTTAGGCGTGGCAATTGAAGCCTGCAGGATTTTGAAACAGCAGGGCGGGTGCTTCGAGTACACTATCATTGGCTACGGCGATCTTGAAGCTCAACTGAAGACCGCCATTGCTGACGGCGATCTGGAAGACTGTGTCAAGCTGGTTGGTTTTAAGCCGCAAGAAGAGATTAAACGCTATCTGGATGAAGCAGATATTTTTCTGCTGCCTTCACTGACTGCCGCCGACGGCGATATGGAAGGCATTCCGGTTGCGCTGATGGAAGCTATGGCGGTGGGATTGCCTGTGGTTTCCAGCGAACACAGCGGTATACCGGAGCTTATTGAACACAATGTATCGGGCTGGCTGGCACCTGAGGGCGATGCGCAGGCTCTGGCGGCTATCTTGTTGAGGCTCTCACAGGGTGAGGCGGATGTAGTTCCGGTAGTGCTGGCGGCACGCGCTAAGGTTGAAACTGAATTTAATCAGCATATTGCCTATCGCCAGTTGGCAGAAATTCTGGAGCGGTTAGCGTGA
- the wcaK gene encoding colanic acid biosynthesis pyruvyl transferase WcaK — protein sequence MKILLVGNHTCGNRGDGAILRGIIDSLHLERTDLDIDIISRFPTSSSYLLQQNILPDELFLETKKSNSLVAKVKRRLMPKIMMAHIRGSGFFKNLAVPEYLQQFTDKLKQYDAVIQVGGSFFVDLYGPLQFEHSLCALLAKKPVYMIGHSVGPFQKERFNQIANFVFSRVNSLVLRESVSLEMMEKAGITTQKVIPGADTAFLVRTRTLDAPGHNLIHWQNQIAASKTIAITVRELAPFDKRLGVTQQEYEMAFGKVINAMIERGYQVVALSTCTGIDSYHRDDRMVAITLGDYVQQKDKYRVVMDEFNDLELGILLAGCHLTIGTRLHSAIISMNFGTPAVAINYEHKSLGVMKQLGLPEMASDVQSLMDGSIIAKVNGVLDNYEEIEQQVARAVEQERILGNKITADVLKSIG from the coding sequence ATGAAGATTTTGTTAGTTGGCAATCACACATGCGGGAACCGTGGTGATGGTGCTATTTTGCGCGGAATTATTGATTCGCTTCACCTCGAAAGAACCGATCTTGATATTGATATTATCAGTCGCTTTCCCACCAGCTCCAGCTATTTACTGCAACAGAATATTTTGCCGGATGAGCTGTTCCTTGAAACTAAAAAGTCGAACAGTCTGGTCGCTAAAGTTAAGCGTCGTCTGATGCCGAAAATTATGATGGCGCATATCAGGGGCAGCGGTTTTTTTAAAAACCTGGCCGTACCGGAATATTTGCAGCAGTTTACCGATAAATTAAAACAGTATGACGCAGTCATTCAGGTAGGCGGTTCATTTTTCGTCGACCTGTACGGGCCATTGCAGTTTGAGCACTCGCTTTGTGCCCTGCTGGCAAAGAAACCCGTCTATATGATCGGTCACAGCGTTGGACCTTTCCAAAAGGAAAGGTTTAATCAGATCGCTAATTTTGTTTTCTCCCGTGTAAACAGCCTGGTACTGCGCGAAAGCGTCAGTTTGGAAATGATGGAAAAGGCGGGGATCACCACGCAAAAAGTGATCCCGGGGGCTGACACCGCCTTTCTGGTACGTACACGCACGCTGGATGCACCTGGTCACAACCTGATCCATTGGCAGAACCAGATAGCCGCATCAAAAACCATTGCCATTACCGTCCGTGAACTGGCTCCGTTCGACAAACGCCTGGGCGTCACGCAGCAGGAATATGAAATGGCGTTCGGTAAGGTGATTAATGCCATGATTGAGAGGGGGTATCAGGTTGTTGCCCTGTCTACCTGCACCGGTATTGATAGCTATCACAGAGATGACCGCATGGTGGCAATTACCCTGGGTGACTATGTGCAACAGAAAGACAAGTACCGCGTCGTCATGGATGAATTCAACGATCTTGAGTTAGGGATCCTGTTGGCTGGATGTCACCTGACCATTGGCACGCGTTTACACTCGGCAATCATTTCCATGAACTTTGGCACCCCGGCGGTGGCGATCAACTACGAACACAAATCTTTGGGGGTGATGAAACAGCTTGGTCTGCCCGAAATGGCAAGTGACGTACAAAGCCTGATGGATGGCAGCATCATTGCCAAGGTGAACGGCGTGCTGGATAACTACGAGGAGATAGAGCAGCAGGTTGCACGGGCGGTCGAGCAGGAAAGGATCCTTGGCAACAAAATTACTGCAGACGTGCTCAAAAGCATAGGGTGA